Proteins found in one Bacillus subtilis subsp. subtilis str. 168 genomic segment:
- the ydcK gene encoding hypothetical protein (Evidence 4: Unknown function but conserved in other organisms): MDNKELQKLTEDISETYFKKPFRHQALFNDRLKTTGGRYLLTSHNIELNRKYLIEHGREELIGIIKHELCHYHLHLEGKGYKHRDRDFRMLLQQVNAPRFCTPLKKKAENKKTYMYICTTCGQQYIKKRAMNPDRYRCGKCRGKIKRIFS, from the coding sequence ATGGATAACAAAGAGCTTCAAAAGCTGACAGAGGATATTTCTGAAACATATTTTAAAAAGCCGTTCCGCCATCAGGCGCTTTTTAATGACCGGCTTAAAACCACTGGCGGCAGGTACCTGTTAACCTCCCATAACATTGAATTGAACAGAAAATATTTGATTGAACACGGCAGGGAGGAACTGATTGGCATCATCAAGCACGAGCTCTGCCATTATCATCTTCATCTTGAAGGAAAAGGGTACAAGCACAGAGACAGAGATTTTAGAATGCTATTGCAGCAGGTCAACGCGCCGAGGTTCTGTACACCCCTTAAGAAAAAAGCGGAAAACAAAAAAACTTATATGTATATCTGTACGACCTGCGGCCAACAGTATATAAAGAAGCGCGCCATGAACCCTGACAGATACAGATGCGGAAAATGCCGCGGAAAAATAAAAAGAATTTTTTCGTGA
- the ydcL gene encoding ICEBs1 mobile element: integrase (Evidence 2a: Function from experimental evidences in other organisms; PubMedId: 22505685; Product type h : extrachromosomal origin) gives MSVKKLENGQYQVDVSFGFDPITGERIRTRPVASTRKEALELEAKLRREFQEERARKSRSVSFPTLISIYLASCEIDSKPNYYQNQKYIINKHISDYFLKSDIQKITHREITDFRKHLMETGLSNKSVNNIMTSLSKIFDTAVHEEILKRNPCDNVKRLPLTRKKMKFWRPEEFKKFISLIPQDQLLFKTFYTVAFLTGLRCGEMLALQWKDIDKILLEIDVHKSCTWLDGQFVVTTPKTKNSIRRVSINKKLLKLLERWKEAQEELFNELGIRHSHDTYIFQYKDTPSRKDIFSRKIKYFCKDSDLTPIRLHDFRHSHVALLIHQGEDYITIKERLGHGSVKTTIDVYGHLYPNKQKEMADKLDDLL, from the coding sequence ATGTCTGTAAAAAAACTTGAAAATGGTCAATATCAAGTTGACGTTAGCTTTGGATTTGACCCGATTACTGGAGAAAGAATTAGGACGAGACCAGTAGCATCAACCAGAAAAGAGGCTTTAGAATTAGAAGCAAAATTAAGAAGAGAATTTCAAGAAGAAAGAGCAAGAAAGTCCAGATCAGTAAGCTTTCCGACTCTAATTTCAATTTATTTAGCAAGTTGTGAAATAGATAGTAAACCAAACTATTATCAGAATCAGAAGTACATTATAAACAAACATATATCTGATTACTTTTTGAAATCTGATATACAAAAAATCACACATAGAGAAATAACTGATTTCAGAAAACATTTAATGGAAACAGGTCTAAGCAATAAATCGGTTAATAATATAATGACTAGTCTAAGCAAAATTTTTGATACAGCTGTACATGAAGAAATCTTAAAAAGAAATCCGTGTGACAACGTTAAACGATTACCTTTAACAAGAAAGAAAATGAAGTTTTGGAGACCAGAAGAATTCAAAAAATTTATTAGTTTAATTCCTCAAGATCAATTATTGTTTAAAACCTTTTACACTGTTGCTTTTTTAACTGGACTAAGATGTGGTGAAATGCTCGCCCTGCAATGGAAAGATATTGACAAAATCTTATTAGAAATAGATGTGCATAAATCGTGCACCTGGCTTGATGGTCAATTTGTTGTTACTACTCCAAAAACTAAAAATTCGATTCGGCGAGTTAGCATCAATAAAAAATTGCTTAAGCTACTAGAACGTTGGAAAGAAGCACAAGAAGAGTTGTTTAATGAATTAGGTATTAGACATTCACATGATACCTATATCTTTCAATATAAAGATACACCTTCAAGAAAAGATATTTTCAGTCGGAAAATTAAATACTTTTGCAAGGATAGCGATCTTACTCCTATACGTTTACATGATTTTAGACATTCACACGTTGCACTATTAATACACCAAGGAGAAGATTACATAACAATTAAAGAGCGTTTAGGACATGGTTCTGTAAAAACAACAATTGATGTTTATGGACACCTATATCCAAACAAGCAAAAGGAAATGGCTGATAAATTAGATGACTTACTTTAG
- the immA gene encoding ICEBs1 mobile element: site-specific protease cleaving ImmR (Evidence 1a: Function from experimental evidences in the studied strain; PubMedId: 18761623, 21036995, 22505685; Product type h: extrachromosomal origin) — MITIYTSKGIKHKVQSVIKTHGTNNVYEICDIQKIYILKNDLGQANGLLQHDKATDQYLIHINENLQHQQFVIAHELGHYFLHKRLNTFKVVNCSKVLKDKLEHQASLFASELILTDKMLNEALPYIQGFSKEQIAAYFNVPSFVTDYKLSQIGSFSNRIYSHEISAFG; from the coding sequence GTGATAACAATTTATACAAGCAAAGGAATTAAACATAAAGTGCAATCAGTAATTAAGACACATGGTACAAATAATGTCTATGAAATTTGTGACATCCAAAAAATTTATATACTCAAAAATGATCTTGGACAAGCAAACGGTTTACTACAACATGACAAAGCCACAGATCAATATTTAATCCATATCAACGAGAACCTCCAACATCAACAATTTGTAATTGCCCATGAATTAGGGCATTACTTTCTCCATAAAAGATTGAACACTTTTAAAGTTGTGAATTGCTCTAAAGTTCTAAAAGATAAACTTGAGCATCAAGCAAGCCTATTTGCATCAGAATTAATACTGACAGATAAAATGCTTAATGAAGCCCTTCCATATATACAGGGTTTTAGCAAAGAACAAATAGCAGCATACTTCAACGTACCATCATTTGTTACTGATTATAAACTTTCTCAAATTGGCTCATTTAGTAACAGAATCTATTCACACGAAATAAGCGCTTTTGGTTAA
- the immR gene encoding ICEBs1 mobile element: transcriptional regulator (Xre family) (Evidence 1a: Function from experimental evidences in the studied strain; PubMedId: 8083175, 17511812, 22505685; Product type h: extrachromosomal origin) gives MSLGKRLKEARQKAGYTQKEAAEKLNIGNNNLSNYERDYRDPDTDTLLKLSNLYNVSTDYLLGKDEVSKKNETDLLNKTINEAIQELKDEDTLLFMNDGEFDEETARLVKKALKNGIKFIDELKKKE, from the coding sequence ATGAGCCTAGGCAAACGATTAAAAGAAGCTCGACAAAAAGCTGGGTACACTCAGAAAGAAGCCGCAGAGAAACTTAATATCGGTAACAATAACTTGTCTAATTACGAAAGAGATTACAGAGATCCTGATACAGACACACTCTTAAAATTGAGCAACTTATATAACGTATCTACAGACTATTTATTAGGAAAGGATGAAGTAAGCAAGAAAAACGAAACTGATTTACTCAATAAAACAATTAATGAAGCCATACAGGAATTAAAGGATGAAGATACACTCCTTTTTATGAATGATGGTGAATTTGATGAGGAAACTGCACGCCTTGTTAAAAAAGCATTAAAAAACGGAATTAAATTCATTGACGAATTAAAGAAGAAAGAGTGA
- the xis gene encoding ICEBs1 mobile element: excisionase (Evidence 1a: Function from experimental evidences in the studied strain; PubMedId: 3269394, 17511812, 22505685, 26013486; Product type h: extrachromosomal origin), producing MKGEFLTARDIQKILGVKQAKSYDIIRTLNAQMKEEGYMVIQGKVSRAKFEECYCYKGPKSQTG from the coding sequence TTGAAAGGAGAGTTTTTAACTGCGAGAGATATTCAAAAAATTCTTGGAGTTAAACAGGCTAAATCTTATGACATCATTAGAACTTTGAATGCTCAAATGAAAGAAGAAGGATATATGGTCATTCAAGGTAAGGTGAGTAGAGCTAAGTTTGAAGAGTGTTATTGTTACAAAGGCCCAAAATCTCAAACGGGGTGA
- the ydzL gene encoding ICEBs1 mobile element: conserved protein of unknown function (Evidence 4: Unknown function but conserved in other organisms; PubMedId: 22505685, 26013486; Product type h: extrachromosomal origin) has translation MIFINIDITNSFMKEAVPLARQMEGDWIARMKIALNSVIINHYLNLPLTIENVNELLRKGVSYRRICKHYGIGRKDIEKLRQSSVV, from the coding sequence GTGATTTTTATAAACATTGATATAACAAACTCGTTTATGAAAGAAGCTGTCCCTTTAGCTAGACAAATGGAAGGTGATTGGATAGCACGAATGAAAATTGCTCTGAATTCAGTCATTATAAATCATTATTTAAACCTTCCCTTAACAATTGAAAATGTTAATGAATTACTGCGAAAAGGCGTTTCATATCGCAGGATATGTAAGCATTACGGCATTGGAAGAAAAGACATTGAAAAGCTTCGGCAATCATCCGTAGTGTGA
- the ydcO gene encoding ICEBs1 mobile element: conserved protein of unknown function (Evidence 4: Unknown function but conserved in other organisms; PubMedId: 22505685, 26013486; Product type h: extrachromosomal origin), translating to MKIRVNATIITDVEALKADKDLNHFKDYATCETFVVDADNHLKANEEISELLKGWDWWCIWSTRPLSKKDNQVFTLYNDDLYNLCR from the coding sequence ATGAAAATAAGAGTGAATGCAACAATCATTACTGATGTTGAAGCTTTAAAGGCTGATAAGGATTTGAATCATTTTAAAGACTATGCCACTTGTGAAACATTCGTTGTTGATGCTGATAATCATTTGAAGGCTAATGAAGAAATATCTGAGTTGTTAAAAGGCTGGGATTGGTGGTGTATCTGGTCAACTCGTCCATTGAGTAAAAAGGATAACCAAGTGTTTACTTTGTATAACGATGATTTGTATAACTTATGTCGATAG
- a CDS encoding ICEBs1 mobile element: hypothetical protein (Evidence 5: Unknown function; PubMedId : 22505685) — MMAIISLLGCHEGVKPLATDKRQDGYRTGANQKHKIEINVLL; from the coding sequence TTGATGGCTATAATTAGCCTACTAGGTTGCCATGAGGGCGTAAAGCCGTTAGCAACTGATAAGCGCCAAGATGGATACAGAACCGGAGCGAATCAAAAACATAAAATCGAAATTAATGTTCTTTTGTAA
- the helP gene encoding ICEBs1 mobile element: helicase processivity factor (Evidence 1a: Function from experimental evidences in the studied strain; PubMedId: 22505685, 23326247, 26013486; Product type h: extrachromosomal origin) → MNLNFIVPDINMTFGDMKFMGLNRERYVYDRENNKRTDVLESRIYNIASAVQGGQIEVTIPEYAGAKEIPPFADIELKNPKISAMATSQRDSTYANVMWKLEADDIVVKGGSSVKPAAATGGNEKK, encoded by the coding sequence ATGAACTTAAACTTTATTGTACCGGATATCAATATGACTTTTGGAGACATGAAATTCATGGGACTTAACAGAGAAAGGTATGTTTATGATCGTGAAAATAATAAGCGTACTGACGTACTGGAATCTAGGATTTATAACATTGCTAGTGCTGTCCAAGGTGGTCAAATTGAAGTAACTATTCCTGAGTATGCTGGGGCAAAAGAAATTCCTCCTTTTGCAGATATTGAGTTGAAAAATCCAAAAATTAGCGCTATGGCGACTAGTCAAAGGGATTCGACGTATGCCAATGTGATGTGGAAACTTGAAGCTGATGATATTGTTGTTAAAGGTGGCTCTTCTGTGAAACCTGCCGCGGCAACTGGCGGGAATGAAAAGAAATAA
- the conQ gene encoding ICEBs1 mobile element: coupling conjugation protein VirD4 (Evidence 1a: Function from experimental evidences in the studied strain; PubMedId: 17511812, 22505685, 26013486; Product type h: extrachromosomal origin) codes for MSDFLNKRFWKYRGKRIRPYMRNNVKLAGAIIFVPVFLLSMFLFWREQLIHFDLSQVIKNFEWNVPLIIKSVLCSVLIAVGSIVASYFLLFDSYKKILHRQKIAKMIFSNKFYEKENVKVRKIFSNETDSKEKITYFPRMYYQVKNNHIYIRIAMDMSRFQNRFLDLGKDLENGLFCDLVDKQMEEGFVCFKLLYDVKKNRISIDDAVAENGVLPLMKHISWQFDKLPHMLIAGGTGGGKTYFMLTIIKACVGLGADVRILDPKNADLADLEEVLPKKVYSQKNGILMCLRKSVDGMMERMDEMKQMSNYKTGENYAYLGLKPVFIFFDEYVAFMDLLDMKERNEALSYMKQLVMLGRQAGYFLVLGAQRPDAKYLADGIRDQFSFRVSLGLMSDTGYGMMFGDVEKAYVNKKETGRGYANVGTGSVLEFYSPIVPKGYDFMSSIKNALVGVEGAQATAVASGSVSDQTASGEGVSEANG; via the coding sequence ATGAGTGATTTCTTAAACAAAAGATTTTGGAAATACAGGGGCAAACGAATCCGCCCGTACATGAGAAACAACGTAAAGTTAGCAGGCGCAATCATCTTTGTGCCTGTTTTTTTATTGTCTATGTTCCTTTTTTGGAGAGAACAACTCATTCATTTTGATCTATCTCAAGTGATAAAAAATTTTGAATGGAATGTGCCTTTAATCATTAAAAGCGTTTTATGCTCTGTGCTAATTGCTGTTGGAAGCATAGTTGCATCTTACTTTCTTTTGTTTGACAGCTATAAGAAAATCCTTCACAGGCAAAAGATTGCTAAAATGATTTTCTCTAACAAGTTTTACGAAAAAGAAAACGTGAAAGTAAGAAAAATCTTTTCAAATGAAACTGACTCAAAGGAAAAGATCACATACTTTCCTAGAATGTATTACCAGGTCAAAAACAACCACATCTATATTCGTATTGCTATGGACATGAGCCGTTTTCAGAATCGCTTCCTAGACTTAGGAAAGGATTTGGAAAACGGCTTATTTTGTGACTTGGTTGATAAACAAATGGAAGAAGGTTTTGTATGCTTTAAGCTTCTTTACGATGTCAAAAAGAATCGTATTTCCATTGATGATGCAGTAGCTGAGAATGGAGTCCTTCCGTTAATGAAGCATATCTCATGGCAATTTGATAAGTTGCCGCACATGCTTATTGCTGGTGGTACAGGTGGAGGGAAAACATACTTCATGCTAACGATCATTAAGGCATGTGTTGGACTGGGGGCAGATGTAAGAATACTAGACCCTAAAAATGCAGATTTAGCAGACTTGGAAGAAGTACTTCCGAAAAAGGTCTATTCCCAAAAGAACGGTATTCTTATGTGCCTGAGAAAGTCTGTAGATGGCATGATGGAACGAATGGATGAAATGAAGCAAATGTCTAACTATAAGACAGGTGAAAACTATGCTTATTTAGGCTTAAAACCTGTTTTTATCTTCTTTGATGAATATGTGGCATTTATGGATTTGTTAGATATGAAAGAAAGAAACGAAGCCCTTTCTTACATGAAACAGTTGGTCATGTTGGGGAGACAGGCGGGGTATTTTCTCGTTTTAGGCGCACAACGTCCAGATGCAAAATATTTAGCTGACGGTATTCGTGATCAGTTTAGCTTTCGTGTTTCATTGGGTTTAATGTCCGATACGGGTTACGGAATGATGTTTGGCGATGTTGAAAAAGCATATGTGAATAAAAAGGAGACAGGGCGAGGATATGCCAATGTGGGCACAGGTTCAGTGTTGGAGTTTTACAGCCCTATCGTGCCGAAAGGATATGATTTTATGTCATCTATTAAAAATGCGCTGGTTGGAGTCGAGGGAGCGCAGGCGACGGCAGTCGCCAGCGGCAGCGTAAGCGACCAGACGGCCAGCGGCGAAGGAGTGAGCGAAGCGAATGGATGA
- the nicK gene encoding ICEBs1 mobile element: DNA relaxase (Evidence 1a: Function from experimental evidences in the studied strain; PubMedId: 17511812, 17693500, 22505685, 26013486; Product type h: extrachromosomal origin) — protein sequence MDELKQPPHANRGVVIVKEKNEAVESPLVSMVDYIRVSFKTHDVDRIIEEVLHLSKDFMTEKQSGFYGYVGTYELDYIKVFYSAPDDNRGVLIEMSGQGCRQFESFLECRKKTWYDFFQDCMQQGGSFTRFDLAIDDKKTYFSIPELLKKAQKGECISRFRKSDFNGSFDLSDGITGGTTIYFGSKKSEAYLCFYEKNYEQAEKYNIPLEELGDWNRYELRLKNERAQVAIDALLKTKDLTLIAMQIINNYVRFVDADENITREHWKTSLFWSDFIGDVGRLPLYVKPQKDFYQKSRNWLRNSCAPTMKMVLEADEHLGKTDLSDMIAEAELADKHKKMLDVYMADVADMVV from the coding sequence ATGGATGAGCTAAAACAACCCCCCCACGCTAACAGGGGGGTAGTAATCGTAAAAGAAAAAAATGAAGCCGTTGAAAGTCCTTTGGTATCAATGGTTGACTATATTCGAGTCTCTTTTAAAACTCATGATGTTGACAGAATTATTGAAGAGGTTCTTCACCTTAGCAAAGACTTTATGACTGAGAAACAATCTGGTTTCTATGGCTACGTTGGCACGTATGAACTGGACTATATCAAAGTCTTTTATTCTGCGCCGGATGACAACAGAGGTGTTTTGATAGAAATGTCCGGTCAAGGTTGCCGTCAATTTGAATCCTTCTTGGAATGCCGGAAGAAAACATGGTACGACTTCTTTCAAGATTGCATGCAACAAGGCGGTTCGTTCACTCGCTTTGATTTAGCTATTGATGATAAAAAGACATACTTTTCTATACCAGAACTGTTAAAGAAAGCCCAAAAGGGCGAATGTATTTCACGATTTAGAAAATCTGATTTCAATGGCTCCTTTGATCTATCTGATGGCATTACAGGCGGGACGACAATATATTTCGGTTCTAAAAAGTCAGAAGCGTACCTTTGCTTTTATGAGAAAAACTATGAACAAGCAGAAAAGTATAACATTCCGTTAGAAGAACTAGGCGATTGGAATCGTTATGAATTGCGGCTTAAAAATGAACGTGCACAAGTGGCGATAGATGCTTTATTGAAAACAAAGGATTTAACCTTAATCGCTATGCAGATCATTAATAACTATGTAAGGTTCGTTGATGCTGATGAAAACATCACTAGAGAGCATTGGAAAACGAGCCTTTTTTGGTCTGATTTTATAGGCGATGTTGGGAGACTTCCTTTGTACGTCAAACCACAAAAAGACTTCTATCAGAAATCAAGAAACTGGCTTCGTAACTCTTGTGCTCCCACTATGAAAATGGTGCTTGAAGCTGATGAACATTTAGGGAAAACCGATCTGTCAGATATGATTGCAGAAGCTGAACTGGCTGACAAACATAAAAAAATGTTAGATGTGTATATGGCTGATGTTGCTGACATGGTCGTTTAA
- the ydcS gene encoding ICEBs1 mobile element: conserved protein of unknown function (Evidence 4: Unknown function but conserved in other organisms; PubMedId: 22505685; Product type h : extrachromosomal origin) produces the protein MHNVNLLNQAGLENALESVGCLDIVEDLIEKMQEYVLYHTETAERFAIDIFTVVNNYTKKVHAIFNVLENEDGETNVKNVEFEVMHFTE, from the coding sequence ATGCATAATGTCAATCTGTTGAATCAGGCTGGACTGGAAAATGCTTTGGAATCAGTTGGCTGTTTAGATATTGTAGAAGATTTAATAGAAAAGATGCAGGAATATGTTTTGTATCATACCGAAACTGCCGAAAGATTTGCGATTGATATCTTTACAGTAGTAAACAACTACACTAAAAAGGTTCATGCGATATTTAATGTTCTTGAAAATGAAGACGGTGAGACAAATGTTAAAAATGTAGAATTTGAAGTAATGCATTTTACGGAGTAA
- the ydcT gene encoding ICEBs1 mobile element: conserved protein of unknown function (Evidence 4: Unknown function but conserved in other organisms; PubMedId: 22505685; Product type h : extrachromosomal origin), producing the protein MFNINLLNQARLESDLDSLGCLDIAEELIEKMMEDVFYSDVAQRIIVQTLAVINNANAKLQATFNILEDEDMETDERSVEFEGISYYE; encoded by the coding sequence GTGTTTAATATTAATCTGTTGAATCAGGCCCGACTTGAGAGTGATTTGGATTCCCTTGGGTGTTTGGATATTGCTGAGGAACTGATTGAAAAAATGATGGAAGATGTTTTTTACAGTGATGTAGCTCAAAGAATCATTGTTCAAACACTTGCTGTTATAAATAACGCCAATGCAAAACTTCAAGCTACGTTTAACATCTTAGAAGATGAAGATATGGAGACAGACGAACGAAGCGTGGAGTTTGAAGGAATTAGCTACTACGAATAA
- the yddA gene encoding ICEBs1 mobile element: conserved protein of unknown function (Evidence 4: Unknown function but conserved in other organisms; PubMedId: 22505685; Product type h : extrachromosomal origin) produces MSAVDKRFKSLGFNVGIPSLVFVRSLSRDCMLVVEGERVKGFAEYRYTFYKTRYLPDGRMTSLKVYMENQSIKRVLHRVASFLSFLERTKQIEQKECEKVAQ; encoded by the coding sequence GTGTCTGCTGTAGATAAACGATTCAAAAGCTTAGGTTTTAATGTGGGCATTCCCTCTTTAGTTTTTGTGAGAAGTTTAAGCAGAGATTGCATGTTGGTTGTTGAAGGAGAACGAGTAAAAGGATTTGCTGAGTATCGTTACACATTCTATAAAACAAGATACTTGCCAGACGGTCGAATGACTAGCTTAAAAGTTTATATGGAGAATCAAAGCATAAAAAGGGTGTTACATCGTGTAGCATCCTTTTTATCTTTCTTGGAAAGAACGAAACAAATTGAACAGAAGGAGTGTGAAAAAGTTGCTCAATAA
- the conB gene encoding ICEBs1 mobile element: subunit of the conjugation machinery VirB8 (Evidence 1a: Function from experimental evidences in the studied strain; PubMedId: 22505685, 26013486; Product type h: extrachromosomal origin), which translates to MLNKEIGSDKKEESFFRSAFQKLKRIERPEKDKQKVPRDRSKLIAVTLWSCVGSLLFICLLAVLLSINTRSQLNDMKDETNKPTNDDKQKISVTAAENFLSGFINEYMNVKNDQESIEKRMQSLESYMVKQEDNHFEDEERFNVDGLKGDRELKGYSLYNVKEGDKNSLFQYKVTYENLYPVEKEVEKEVKDGKKKKKVKEKVKTNEKYEKQMLLNIPVTNKGDSFAVSAVPYFTQIYDLKGDIAFKGKEETRDEYAGEKKESIESFLQNFFEKYASEKKEEMVYMMKKPEALEGNLLFGEVQSVKIFETKKGFEVFCAVRFKEKENDIPVNEKFSLEITENSGQFYVNKLKHQ; encoded by the coding sequence TTGCTCAATAAAGAAATTGGCTCTGATAAGAAGGAAGAATCCTTTTTTCGGTCTGCTTTTCAAAAACTGAAACGAATTGAAAGACCGGAAAAAGACAAACAAAAAGTACCCCGTGACAGGTCAAAGCTGATAGCCGTCACACTATGGTCTTGTGTAGGGAGCTTGCTATTTATCTGTCTGCTTGCTGTGCTTCTGTCAATTAATACTCGCTCCCAACTTAATGACATGAAAGACGAAACGAATAAGCCAACAAATGACGATAAACAAAAAATTTCGGTGACTGCTGCCGAAAACTTTCTGTCAGGGTTCATCAATGAATATATGAATGTGAAGAACGATCAAGAATCTATTGAAAAACGTATGCAGAGCCTTGAAAGCTATATGGTTAAACAGGAAGATAACCATTTTGAAGATGAAGAACGCTTCAATGTGGATGGTTTAAAAGGTGATCGAGAGTTAAAGGGTTACAGCTTATATAACGTGAAAGAAGGTGATAAAAACAGCCTTTTTCAATATAAGGTCACATATGAAAATCTATACCCTGTAGAAAAGGAAGTTGAAAAAGAAGTTAAAGACGGAAAGAAGAAAAAGAAGGTGAAAGAAAAGGTTAAAACAAACGAGAAATACGAAAAACAAATGTTGCTGAATATTCCAGTCACAAATAAAGGTGATTCCTTTGCGGTGTCTGCTGTCCCTTATTTTACACAGATTTATGATCTGAAAGGCGATATTGCTTTTAAGGGTAAAGAAGAAACTAGAGACGAATATGCAGGCGAGAAAAAAGAATCTATCGAATCATTTCTTCAAAATTTCTTTGAGAAATACGCTTCTGAAAAGAAAGAAGAAATGGTTTATATGATGAAAAAGCCGGAAGCATTGGAAGGAAACTTGTTATTTGGGGAAGTGCAGTCAGTGAAAATCTTCGAGACGAAAAAAGGTTTCGAGGTTTTTTGTGCTGTTCGATTTAAGGAAAAAGAAAATGACATTCCGGTAAATGAAAAATTCAGTCTAGAGATTACGGAAAACAGCGGTCAGTTTTATGTAAATAAACTCAAACATCAATAG
- the conC gene encoding ICEBs1 mobile element: subunit of the conjugation machinery (Evidence 1a: Function from experimental evidences in the studied strain; PubMedId: 22505685, 26013486; Product type h: extrachromosomal origin) translates to MDFMNFFILGADLPTLGGVKGWASDVVIQFITIVVMFIAAKNLMKLKMGGIIFVCCIGSAVTWVIKHWSEFSGWINALMEKL, encoded by the coding sequence ATGGATTTCATGAATTTCTTTATTCTTGGCGCAGACCTTCCAACACTTGGAGGGGTAAAAGGTTGGGCATCAGATGTTGTTATCCAATTCATTACGATTGTGGTCATGTTCATAGCCGCAAAGAATCTGATGAAATTAAAAATGGGCGGCATTATCTTTGTTTGCTGTATTGGCAGTGCGGTAACGTGGGTTATTAAACACTGGTCAGAATTCTCCGGCTGGATCAATGCGCTAATGGAAAAATTGTAA